A window of the Brassica napus cultivar Da-Ae chromosome C5, Da-Ae, whole genome shotgun sequence genome harbors these coding sequences:
- the LOC106401390 gene encoding thiamine biosynthetic bifunctional enzyme BTH1, chloroplastic-like: MQNLGGIRSWPATWRTTTASMMTTTTTESVRKVAQVLTVAGSDSGAGAGIQADIKVCAARGVYCASVITAVTAQNSRGVQSVHLLPPDFVSEQLKSVLSDFEVDVVKTGMLPSPEIVEVLLQNLSEYPVRALVVDPVMVSTSGHVLAGSSILSIFRERLLPVADIITPNVKEASALLGGVRIQTVAEMRSAAKSLHQMGPRFVLVKGGDLPDSSDSVDVYFDGNEFHELHSPRIATRNTHGTGCTLASCIAAELAKGSPMLSAVKVAKRFVDTALNYSKDIVIGSGMQGPFDHFLSLKDPQSYRQSTFKPDDLFLYAVTDSRMNRKWNRSIVDAVKAAIEGGATIIQLREKEAETREFLEEAKSCVDICRSNGVFLLINDRIDIALACDADGVHVGQSDMPVDLVRSLLGPDKIIGVSCKTQEQAHQAWKDGADYIGSGGVFPTNTKANNRTIGLDGLREVCKASKLPVVAIGGIGISNAESVMRIGEPNLKGVAVVSALFDQECVLSEAKKLHKSLTESKREH, translated from the exons ATGCAAAACTTGGGAGGGATTAGGAGTTGGCCGGCGACTTGGAGAACCACGACGGCGTCTATGATGACGACCACAACGACGGAGAGCGTCAGAAAAGTTGCGCAAGTACTAACCGTCGCAGGATCAGATTCCGGCGCCGGAGCAGGAATCCAAGCCGACATCAAAGTCTGCGCGGCTCGTGGCGTCTATTGCGCTTCCGTGATAACCGCCGTCACAGCTCAGAACAGTcgaggcgttcaatctgttcATCTTCTCCCTCCGGACTTCGTCTCCGAGCAGCTAAAATCAGTCCTTTCCGACTTCGAAGTCGACGTC GTGAAGACTGGGATGCTTCCTTCTCCTGAAATCGTTGAAGTTCTTCTTCAAAATCTTTCAGAGTATCCTGTCCGTG CTTTGGTTGTTGATCCTGTGATGGTATCAACAAGTGGACATGTTCTGGCTGGTTCTTCTATTCTCTCCATCTTTCG AGAGAGGTTACTTCCAGTTGCGGACATTATAACCCCTAATGTGAAAGAAGCATCTGCTTTGCTTGGTGGTGTTCGGATTCAAACTGTTGCAGAGATGCGGTCTGCAGCAAAATCGTTGCATCAAATGGGTCCTAG ATTTGTACTAGTCAAAGGTGGTGATCTTCCTGACTCATCAGATTCAGTGGATGTTTACTTTGATG GCAATGAGTTTCATGAACTCCATTCTCCTCGCATAGCCACAAGAAATACCCATGGGACTGGTTGCACTCTGGCTTCATGTATTGCAGCTGAGCTTGCAAAAGGCTCTCCCATGCTCTCAGCCGTGAAG GTGGCTAAACGCTTCGTAGATACTGCCCTAAACTATAGCAAAGATATTGTGATCGGCAGTGGCATGCAAGGACCCTTTGACCACTTCTTGAGTCTCAAGGATCCTCAAAGCTATCGACAAAGCACATTCAAGCCAGATGACCTGTTTCTATACGCCGTTACAGATTCTAGAATGAACAGAAAATGGAACCGATCCATTGTGGATGCCGTGAAAGCTGCTATAGAAGGAGGAGCCACAATCATACAACTGAG GGAGAAAGAAGCTGAAACTCGAGAGTTTCTCGAAGAAGCAAAGTCGTGTGTGGACATATGCAGGTCCAACGGAGTTTTCTTGCTGATAAACGACAGGATCGACATCGCCCTTGCTTGTGATGCTGATGGAGTACATGTCGGCCAATCAGACATGCCGGTTGATCTAGTACGGTCTCTTCTTGGCCCGGACAAGATCATAGGTGTCTCATGTAAGACGCAAGAACAAGCCCACCAAGCGTGGAAAGATGGTGCAGACTACATTGGGTCTGGAGGAGTTTTTCCAACGAACACGAAGGCCAACAATCGTACCATAGGACTTGATGGACTCAGAGAAGTATGCAAGGCATCAAAGTTGCCTGTGGTTGCTATTGGAGGGATTGGAATCTCAAATGCTGAGTCTGTTATGAGGATCGGTGAACCAAATCTAAAAGGAGTAGCGGTTGTGTCAGCTTTGTTCGACCAAGAGTGTGTTTTGAGTGAAGCTAAGAAGTTGCATAAATCGCTTACAGAGAGCAAAAGGGAACATTGA